The Heteronotia binoei isolate CCM8104 ecotype False Entrance Well chromosome 11, APGP_CSIRO_Hbin_v1, whole genome shotgun sequence genome includes the window GGAAGGAGCAACCAACTAAGCATGAAGGAGCTTATGGGCTTTATTGTTTCCTAGCTAACCACCGCCTCAAGACAGCCTGCGAAGACAACAAGCTGAAGCTGCAGTGTCGGAATAAGTCTGTTCTAGCCATCTATTCTGCAGTCTATGGGAGGCCTTTGCGTGGGAAGCCAGAGTGTGAGACTGTGAACGGGACTGGCCCTGACATAGGTAAGGAGGGAGAGTGGGGTCCAATCCCAGGAGAAACTCAAGTTTGCTTTGGGACTTGAGTGGTTTCCCATGGAATTAAGAGGAGCAGGTCTGTTCTAAGCTTCCTGTCCTCCCTTCTGAACACCTAGACTTGGTGTCTACATACCTGTAGGGAGGTGAGAATGAGGTAGTAGAATGGGCCACGCCACTTCAGCCTGCCAGAGCAGGGAAGCACCATTGTGGAATGCTTCTCCACATCAGAGAGAGGGTCTATCCCATTCCTTTGCAAGGTGTGCTATTTTCTTGGGTGCAGGGACTATTTTACTCAGGGAagtgtttaaaaaaatgtgaCTCCCTACTTGTACTCTTCTAGATCAAGCTTGGAATTTCCCTAGAAGCTATAATGAGTAGACTGagactatcatactttggtcatattatgagaagacaagagtcataagaacataagagaagccatgttggaatccGGCCAAtggtctctgtgtcacacagtggccaaaactgaaAAATCATGATCGAGCACAGATCCAAGATTGGCATTTTGACCCAGCAGGCCATGCCAGCACCCCCTTGTAGCTCTGTCACTCTTTTGAAGAGTGACTGTGTTGGTTGTGTTGTTGACAGAATGCCTGGCTCCTGATGCATTGAGGAGAGTCTCCAGAAGATGTCACCGGAAGGAGAACTGCACTGTTGTTGCTGATAAAGCCACCTTTGGCAATCCCTGCTTCCCCGGAGTGAAGAAGCAGCTCAGGGTCTCCTATACATGTGGTAAGAACAGAACTCGTTCTGGGGTTCATGCTTGACTGGAGTTCTTGTAGGACAGAAAGGaaagcaacagaagaaaagaggaaggcccacgACTCAGACCAGAGGCAGGGCAGACACTGGCAAAGAGAACCAGTATCTGAGCAGAAGTTCTCTGGATCTGGATTCTggagcaaatttatttatttatttaattcaatttgtatcccaccctccccacaagcaggctcagggcagggttCCATGACATCATAAAAATTCACAATATTAAAACCAGACAAACAAGTTGAAATACAGTGGGGTCAACACATCacggtcaaccatatcaaatgccgCTGACAGGTaaagaagtatcagcagcaccAATTTGACTCAATCCACATGTCTTCAGAaatcagagcgaccagcactgtctctgtcccttgGGCAGGGCAAAAACCTCACAGGAAGGGatatctaggcttgccaacctccaggtgggacctggaaatctcccaaaaTTGCTATCTgtctccagttgacagagataagttcccctggagaaaatggcagcactggaaggtgaactctatggaattatactccACTGATTCCTTGCACTGCCATCAGTGGCTTTcagaaaccctgccctccctagctcccccccccccaaatctccaggaatttctcaacccagagctgaaaagcctagccccccccccccgtgtacaTCTATCCCATAAATCCTGATTCCCAACCCCCTTTTTAAAATCCACACAGCTTCAGATGAGGCAACTGAGAGCTGAGAAACGGCAGGGGGAGAAGGCCAACCCTTTTCCTGCTCACCATATCCCTGTtatcattccccccacccccatcctttcTCTCCACAGATTTCAAAAGTGCTCATTTTGGGGCAAAACCATTGATTTTAAccctagagttgccaaatccccttcagccaccagcaggggatgggtgtGGTAGGGTCGCCAGATCCAGTTGGGAAACACTTTGCAATTGGGGGATGGATCCTGGGAAGGGCAgatatttgatgtttattctatgtggctcttaggttaaggaagtttggccacctctggtctgggCCATCCAAGACAGGGTGATCCttagaagggaaaaaagaatCCAAAGAGAAGAAGGCCCAGAAACTGACTGGCTGACCCTCCTAAAGATATTATAGTATCCCAAAGAGGGAGATCTGAATCAGAGTGGAATGTTGCAGtcagggttttgggggggggggggtagcaggaactcccttgcatattaggccacccccaccaccaatgtagccaatcctcctggagcttacagtaggcccagtacgaagagccctgtaagctcttggaggattggctacatcaggggtgtgtggcctaatatgcaaaggagttcctgctacaaaaaaaagccctggagtgatTGATTCCCTTGCAGGCCTCAATTTGTCATTATCCTCATCCCATTTCCCTTTCAGTGCCAAGGCAACTGTTGGAGGAAGTGGGCCGCGATTCTCACGAAGACCCCTTCTCGATCTCGGACTACACACATGGTAAATAAAGGTGCTTTCCTTAATTATTAGTGATGTTAGCATTAGGTGGTCGAAAACGTGCCTACCCCTCGTTGCCGTATAGGGCAAGGGAGAAGGTTCTTATTGAACAGGCTGTAGCTGTTCCGTTGCCTTTCTCTTTCCCATCGCTGGGCCAAGATACAGCTGGAGAGGGAATGACTTGTCTTGCCTGCAATGAGGTGTCCTGGTTCAGCAAACCCAGAGGTCTTCATAGGGTGATCTCCCTTCCCAGGGGGTGCTATTAAAGTAATCCGGATTTTCTGTGCCTCAGATTTTTACTCCCAGCATGCCCAAGTTTGCCTTTTCTGCTGGCACAGCACTCTCTGTGTTCTCAGCTGTGCCCTAAAAGTAATAGCTGGCATCTTAACTACTCCTCTTAGCAAAGTCTGATGCTTTCCTCCTGCCTAAGATGCCTTTGgcctttcttcttctgctgcaGGAAGGCTTCAGAGTTAGGACACCACTCGACCTGTTTTTCATTCCCCCATTTCCCTTACCGGGGAATCTCTTGCCCCTCTAAAGCTGTCGGGTCCACCGTGACCCATTTTAAATGTGATGCTGAAGAACTTCCCAGTGTGATGTTGCAGGAGCTCAGCATTTCAGCTGAACTGGGCCTGTaaagcgggggtgtcaaactcatttgctatgagggacggatcttgaccgtgtcaggccgggccatgtgtgtcataaaatgtaatgccaggtcaggaagatataaactttataaaggacatggacaaacacaTATACTCAGCTTAATGCACCTCACTGCCCTGCTGAGCCTcaatcaacagaaggaagagaggcttggctcagcagctctgctgtgcaattgagagagcctggcaaagccagctctccttcccccacttcctccccaacggaggagctttgctctgcagctcctgtgtgattcagcaagcctgaaaaagcaagcagtgatgcagaaggaagcagacgacagtgagttgctcatgggcctgataggagccgtctgggggcctgatttggcccccgggctacaTGATCTAAAAGACCACCATGTTTCGACAGgatgatagcccaggctagctcagtcttgtCAAAACTTGGAaatgaagcagggtcagccctggcaaatgtttggataggagaccgccaaggaatactagggtcagGACAACACCAAGGCAGGCTATGGTGGGaaaatttcttgccttgaaaatcccaccgGGTTTCCATACATCAGCTGAGCCTTGACAGTAGTGTGGTCAGGCTATCTTGAGGGATCACTGTGgccacaggagtggaattctagcaggagttcctttgcatccacatacccctgatgaagccaatcttccaaaagcttaccagggtctttttttgtaaattcttggaggattggctacatcggggggggggagtgacctaatatgcaaaggagctcctgctagaattccacccctggctgtggGCAACAGAGCAGGCAAAATCCAATCCATTGTTCCATTCTATGCTCTGTTAGCCGGTCAGGGTGAAGAGAAGGGTGAACAATCCACAGACATGCTGTTCTCTAAGCTTTAGAACAGTTATTTTAGGATGTGCTGGCAGCCAGCGggattggctgcattggagggggggcgacctaatatgcaaaagagttcctgctagggaaaaaaagcccttgttaaaATTAAATGGGGGCTGCCAGACATGCCCAATTTTGCCCGAGTCAGTTTCATAAACTGAGTTATGTGACCAGGGAGATTCTTAGGAGGGATTAGCCTtagccttctctctctcctctcctgaaCCCTTGTCAGTAAGATCCTGCTATCCCCTTGTTTGCTGCAGGTGGCTGGTACACTGGACCCAGACTGGCCAGGCTTCAAGAGAATCTGATGATATTTACTAGTTCTCTGGAAACTTTTGCCCATATCTGGGGTATGTCTCACTTTCCGTGGGGGGCGGTGAGGCGGGAcagtgggtggtggtgggggggagagacaggcAAACATTTGATGGGTACTTCCTTTGAGGGCACTGTCCTAGGACTGCAAGACATTGGATTTCATTGGCGCCAAAATACAAAGGAAACTCATGACCTAGAGACACCCAAGGGCCCACTTGAAGACAAAAGGACAAGAGCACAGGACACAGCTGAGAACACCAGGGCACTGTGGGGCCAAATCAGGATGCATGCAGCAAACCCATAGAAGTTTGGGGAAGTTTTGCGTTTCAGGGGCCATTGCTAATAAGGCCATGCATTTTCAGACTAGCCTGGGCATCCAGCTCTGGACAAGTTACCTcttatcctgccccccccccccttaaagcatTCTGTCATTGCTCAAAGTCATAATAGCTAAAGTCCcctacaaataacttaataataaCCAGGAAGATCTTGGATTTTTACTTAGGAGGACTCTTCATCAGTGGACATGGCCAGGTGGGAGGAATTTTGGGCATTGTCAACTGTTGGGTGATGAAGCTAGCACAAGTTGGAatagattcccctcccccccccaaaaaaatcagaaATATCTGTGTTCTCAAATCCATTTCCTAATAGGTGGCATCATTCACATATTTTAAAACATGTGAATTTTTTAAGATAGGGCAAAACACATCCCAGTGGGgcaatgccccccctcccccactggcaAAGGCCCTGAATAATGGCAGTGAAGTTTATAAATGATAGAGTGTATGAATTTTGGTTCTGATTTCTACATCTAATAACCAATGTGTGCGATTATGAAGAatgaaaaaggcccagcaagtcCAGACCTCTTTAACATGGCTGTGCTTGactagaagaagatgactgcagatttatatcccttcccacctttctctctgaatcagagtctcagagcggcttacactccttttcttcccccacagcagacaccctatgaggtgggtggggctgagagggctctcccagcagctgccctttcaaggacaactcctgcgatagctaaggctaacccaaggccattccagcagctgtaagtggagaagtggggaatcaaacccggttattccagataagagtccactacaccgaactggcttggGTGCTTGGAACCTCCATTCCTTGCTTCCTCTGGACCCCACAAGAATGACAAGGAAACACGGCTTCCTGCAGATGAGAGATTTATTCTTCTTTCTCTTCACAGGCGTCCCTGAGAAGGTGGGTTTCTACTTCCTGTGCGGCGTTTCGGTGGGCCTggtgtttctcctcctcctctttgccccCAAAGCGGACTTTTGGATTAACTTAAAAGGGGCCTTCAAAGGGAAAGAGCTGAGCAACAGTCTAGAACTGGACCAAACCAAGTTCCGAGACGAACGAGAAGACGACAACCAGGACGACAGCTCCTCAGACTCCTCGTTCCGCCGTCTCACTCAGACCTACCGTAATTCCAACAACATCTTTGGACCGGAGCTGACCGCAGCCCTGGAAGGAGCAGCTGACCAGAGGAACCACAAGGGAGATGAGATCTGGATACCCAAGGAGTCCAGCCCATACGCCATTCACAAAATCAAATcggccaccaagtgagaagggaatcagcatggtgctgggggtggggggatgtctaAAGGCCTGATATGTAGGCTGTTGATTTGAACCGGTTATTTTGGGAAGATTTGTTATCGCCAACCTCTCAGTGCCCGATTaacccctgtggaggcccctaggcagtcaaaatcttgtctccccccccctcacaaattagagtctgagctcctgccccaccacccatggcccctgctgcagcctgcagatgccttcttaaaagccccttttactaagctgcagaggagaagcagagagaggcaaacttggcaacgacgccagcagcagccacaccagacaagttggacaaagagaagctcagttgctggctgcgtgtgcaggctgggagggctgcaagcaggggggaaactgggaaggaaagctggcccagggcccctgaaGGCAAGGGGGCTCATAGgcctgcctacttggcctaattgttaatccggctctgcaaCCACTGAGTAGGAGTTAGAGCTAGTAAACAAGTTCAGAAAATTAAGGGCAAGCTATTATAACAACTCGACCTTCTGTTGTCTATGCGATAACATCCTGGTCCCCAGAGCTTTCACTACTGATGCTCTGACCTGCATTtgtttcctttgctcagtttaCTAATGCAAAAAATTTAGAGCGCTCAGAACATTTGAAGACCAGTCGTCTTTTTTTGCTCTCTGTGTTAACAGCATCCAAGCTGTGCCCAGACAATAGCTTTTCAGTGCCCTGAGGACATAAAGGCATCTGTGCCATGTACTGATGGAACCAAGACATTTGTTTGGGTGCTTGTAACAGGGGGAAAAACAAGCAATCGCTGGTCTCAAAGGGTTTTACAGTACTTAGGGAGGGGGAACTGTTTGAACAGGGACAACAGCAGGACAGAGGGGGGAAATAAATGTGGACTGCAAGCTATAGAATCTCTGTAATACAACTGAATTGCAGAGTCCAAATTGATCTTAtggggtaagctgcagtactgcagtccaagctttgctcacgacatgagttcaatcccagtggaagctgggttcaggtagctggctcaaaattgactcagccttccatccttctgaggtcggtaaaatgagtacccagcttgttgggggtaagtgtagttgactggggaaggcaatggcaaaccaccccgtaaagtctattgtgaaaacgtcatgatgcgatgtcatcccatgggtcggtaacaacttggtgcttgcacaggggactacctttaactttttatcTCTTCCCCAGTGTACCTTTTAAATAAAAAGAAGCCTTAGAAACTGCCATTAGGAATGGAGAAACAATGTGATAGTGaggaccaatattccctctaagttatggagtcttgtgagcaaaaattctactttgtgagctactggcattaaagttgtgagtgagcagtgtggctgctgcataaatgagtttgctctggggccgaccttcctgagctaagacaaaaatgtgtgagttggaggctaaaaaactgtgagctagctcactctaactcagcttagaaggagcactgAGGGCTCCTTTACCCCTTTCCACCTCTACTACTGTCCGCTCTAACATTATTACCCCACCACCACAAGTGTTTTCCATGGTGAGGAAAATACGGTTCCTACAACTTCGCCCCCCTCCCCGTGCAAGGAGGAATAAAGAGAAAGATTGGGAAGGGGAGTTATACAAACAGCAGGAAGTTGTACAACAGCAGGAAGAAGGACAAGTTAAACAACTCCTGTgatatatccaggggtggaattctagcaggagctcctttgcatattaagccacacacccctgatgtagccaatcctccaagagcttacaaaagagccttgtaagctcttggaggattggctacatcaggggcgagtggcctaatatgcaacggagctcctgctagaatcccacccctggataTATCCAATCCCAAGTGATGTTTCCAGGGGGCACCTATATATGTTCAGCAGGGGGCAGGATTTGGAGCACAGGAACATCAGAAAAGAGCAATTAATATGGTCCATTTTCCAGTTTCAGCTGTTGAATCCAAGGTGGTgtttcattttggagggaaatCCAGCAGACTGATGTACCTAAGAACATCAGATCAGTGGTCTAGTTAGTAGAACATCCTGCGTCACTCAATGGCTGATCGCTACGCAAGGCCCACAAGCAGGACATAAGGCAGCCAAGGGCATTCTGTTGtgggcccccccccctccttctgcaCAGGCGCTTAGAGCACTTCTGCCTGTGAACGCAAAGGATCCATTTCATCCACGTGACCGACGTTCCCTCTAAGCGTTGGAGTCTGGTGAGcaggaattctactttgtgagccactacTAGCATgaaagttgcgagctgctgcataaatttgtttgctctcgggccatttttcctgagctaagacaaaaatatgtgagccggaggctaaaaaagctgtgagctagctcacagtaactcagcttagagggaacactgcatgtgACTATTGGCCACTGGTGCCAGCTTAAATGGACTAAAGGAACTCTTGGGAGAACTCGAAAACGGAACCCTGAAATTGTCCCACACTGCCTAGAGATGCAGGTCCCTCTTGAGCCTGTGTAtgaaaagcagccaaaatgatggtgaaaaaacaaaaatgcacaaTACGTACCAAGGTCTCCTCTGTCATTTGTACATAACTTGCTTTTccctagatagatccaggtgggtagccgtgttggtctgaagcaatacaaTTAAGTtttagagtccagtggtacctttaagagagccagtttggtgtagtggataagtgcgcggactcgtatctgggaaaaccgggtttgattccccactcctccacatgcacctgctggaatggccttgggtcagccatagctctagcagaggttgtccttgaaagggcagctgctgtgagagccctctcagccccacccacctcgcagggtgtctgttgtgggggaggaaggtaaaggagattgtgagccgctctgagacttttcgcagtggagggcaggatataaatccaatatcatcttcttcccagGGTCACCAGCTGAGCTTAACTTTTAAAAGCATTGGAAattgcagattcttatctgggagaactgggtttgattccctactcctccacatgcacctgctggaatggccttgggtcaaccgtagctctggcagaggttgtccttgaaagggcagctgctgtgagaaccctctcagccccacccacctcactgggtgcctgttgtaggggaagaagataaaggagattgtgagccgctctaagactctgattcagaaagaagggcgaggtataaatctgcagtcatcgtcttcTCTGCTTTTCCCCAAGCAGTGGCTTTTCAGTGCGATGCTAACAGCTGCCTCCAAGCCTGAACAGCTTGCAATCCTCCAAAGCAACTGCAGTTGACTAttagggacttgtgggggtagaAGGCAGACTTTGCAGACCagacgtcccaggttcaatccccgcagtTCTGGTTAAAAAGAGCTCCAACAGCAGGGCATTCTTtgtctaagaccctggagagcagccgcCTGTCAGACTAGACAATAGATAGCTATGGGGCCAATGGCGTGATGCCGCTTGCCTTGGATTGCAAAATCTGGGGTCACAATGGCTAATGGCTACCTTGATGGGTGATAAATTGCATAGGGATCCTATACACTCCTCCACTTTATGTATTTTTTAGTACATTCTTATCCCAAGGAGCTCAAGGCAATGCATGTTAGTCACCCCCTTCTTGATTTTACTCTAACAGCCCCCATCCTGTGAGGCAAATTAGGCTGAAAAAGTGTGGCTGGCCCAACGTCACCTATCAAGAAGaccaccacagatttataccccacccttctctctgaacctcagagcggcttacaatctcctttatctccttcccccacaacagacaccctgtgaggtgggtggggctgagaaagctcttacagtagctgccctttcaaggactactcctacgagagctatggctgacccaaggccattccagcagctgcaagtggaagagcggggaatcaaacctggttctcccagataagagtccacgcacttaaccactgcaccaaactggctctccatcacagagtggggatctgaacctgggccTCATCTGACACCTTTgacattcccagggctttttctgtagcaggaactcctttgcatattaggccacactcccctgatgtagccaatcttcctggcgTTTAAAAGCCaataataacagccctgtaagaagagccctgtaagctcttggaggactggctacatcaggagtgcgtggcctaatatgcaaaggagttcctgctacaaaaaagccctggatattcgTAATCTCCAAAGACATTTGCTAAAagtgccattgatgtcaatgagGCTGACCTCTGAGTGTCAAGTTGATGCTTGCTTTTACTTGGAAGGACACCCCGGTGTTTTCCGAAAACCCATCAACTAAGATGAGCTGTGGTTCTATCTGACTGAAATTCCTGAAGCTAAATGTTAACTATGACTAAAATTTGACTTGGAGGTAAACACCTTCCCAAACTCACACAAGGCATTGGAGCGATTCCCATAAACATGTTTCTCCCCACTTGCTTTCTCTACACTTGATGAATGGCAGCAGAATGTGAGAACTGGCTCTATCGGAAATGCTAGAGATTGAGGGTGTTTCCAAAACCTCCTGCCAACATCAGCTGGGGGAtgataacatgatagaggtttttaaaattatgcttGGGGCAGGGAGGGTGGCTAcagatagggatgccaagtccaattccagaaatatctggggaccttgggggtggagccaggagacactggggtggagctaggagcaagggtgtgacaagcacaattgaactccaaagggagttctgtccatcacaattaaagggacctcacaactttttaaatgccttccttccctccaccctccccttctctgatttcacctcagaggcggagcgggcgacgccgctgcactgctgccgcctcttctccgcttcaccatagctgctcctccgagatgggctcagcctgagcccatctcagaggagcagctacggtgaagcggagaaaaggcggcagcgcagtggcgtcgcccgctccgcctctgaggtgaaatcagagaaggggagggtggaggcaggccaggagcgtggcgagccgcgagtccgggtcctagaaggacccagattcgcagctcgccacgctcctggcctgcctccaccctccccttctctgatttcacctcagaggcggagcggagcgggcgatgccgctgcgcggctgccgcctcttctcagcttcatcttagctgctcctccgagatgggctcagcctgagcccatcttggaggagcagctacggtgaagcggagaagaggcagcagccatgcagcggcgtcgcctgctctgagatagggcggctcgccacgctccttggcgcagtttcccccctccccccgcttccatttttttggggagcgggggaagaagctggaaatcctggagtcccccgccagggcgggagggttgggaagcctagctacagaggactctttctccctcttctcaaatcctagaccaggggtggccaaacgtgcctgacataagagccacacagagtaaacgtcagatgtttgagagctgcaaaacatgaacatcagatggttgagagctgcaagacatgaatgccggatgtttgagagccgcaaggaaggaaaggtggaaagaaagcaaatagtttgggggggaggaagaagtggaaagaaagcaattttaactataaatgcattatccaagctgccaggtGACCTGGCttagagaagcaatttaaagagacaaatgccttctccaagccagccgacgtggcggtgagggcttcaagagccacacagtatctgtgaaagagccacacgtgactcctgagccacagttttgccaccccatCTTAAACCTTGGAGGGCACTGTGAAGGGAGCAGGATGAACAAAGAAAGAATTTCCTAGGTCAaacgagtgattaaaatgtgggattcacttCTAGGAGATGTAGCGATagccacaagcatagatggctttaaaaggggtagaccagggggtggccaaacttccttaatgttaagagccacatagaataaatgtcagatgttttagggaggaaggaagggaaatagatggggggagggagaggtggaaagaaagcaactttaaatgctttctccaagtcatTGGCTGGCTTAGCTCGGACAAATGGTTTAAAGggacacatgccttctccaaaccacccAAAATGGTGGTTAGGGGTTTTatgagccacacaatgtgtgaaagagccacatgtggctcccgagctgcagtttgtccacccctgggttagataaattcatggaggagaggtccatcaatggctgctagttgtggagactgaagggaacctccatgttcagagacagaaAACCTCTGAAAACAAATGGtatgaggcaacatcaggaggagAGAACTTGGTCTATATGTCCTATTTGTTGGCCCTCCCAT containing:
- the LOC132579383 gene encoding protein eva-1 homolog C-like isoform X3, which encodes MPGSWRMSQCWISGAVLGFLWFSALLKAAPEFSGYLQKVLKNQTAHACDGEQLTIICPHKTSISVLSAFYGRRVPSQNLCPASGELTSESTDCISATARQKLMDECQDQRWCHFSVHSRVFGPDPCPGTHKYLVVSYKCRPECLAPDALRRVSRRCHRKENCTVVADKATFGNPCFPGVKKQLRVSYTCVPRQLLEEVGRDSHEDPFSISDYTHGGWYTGPRLARLQENLMIFTSSLETFAHIWGVPEKVGFYFLCGVSVGLVFLLLLFAPKADFWINLKGAFKGKELSNSLELDQTKFRDEREDDNQDDSSSDSSFRRLTQTYRNSNNIFGPELTAALEGAADQRNHKGDEIWIPKESSPYAIHKIKSATK
- the LOC132579383 gene encoding protein eva-1 homolog C-like isoform X1; the encoded protein is MPGSWRMSQCWISGAVLGFLWFSALLKAAPEFSGYLQKVLKNQTAHACDGEQLTIICPHKTSISVLSAFYGRRVPSQNLCPASGELTSESTDCISATARQKLMDECQDQRWCHFSVHSRVFGPDPCPGTHKYLVVSYKCRPANHRLKTACEDNKLKLQCRNKSVLAIYSAVYGRPLRGKPECETVNGTGPDIECLAPDALRRVSRRCHRKENCTVVADKATFGNPCFPGVKKQLRVSYTCVPRQLLEEVGRDSHEDPFSISDYTHGGWYTGPRLARLQENLMIFTSSLETFAHIWGVPEKVGFYFLCGVSVGLVFLLLLFAPKADFWINLKGAFKGKELSNSLELDQTKFRDEREDDNQDDSSSDSSFRRLTQTYRNSNNIFGPELTAALEGAADQRNHKGDEIWIPKESSPYAIHKIKSATK
- the LOC132579383 gene encoding protein eva-1 homolog C-like isoform X2; this translates as MPGSWRMSQCWISGAVLGFLWFSALLKAAPEFSGYLQKVLKNQTAHACDGEQLTIICPHKTSISVLSAFYGRRVPSQNLCPASGELTSESTDCISATARQKLMDECQDQRWCHFSVHSRVFGPDPCPGTHKYLVVSYKCRPANHRLKTACEDNKLKLQCRNKSVLAIYSAVYGRPLRGKPECETVNGTGPDIECLAPDALRRVSRRCHRKENCTVVADKATFGNPCFPGVKKQLRVSYTCVPRQLLEEVGRDSHEDPFSISDYTHGVPEKVGFYFLCGVSVGLVFLLLLFAPKADFWINLKGAFKGKELSNSLELDQTKFRDEREDDNQDDSSSDSSFRRLTQTYRNSNNIFGPELTAALEGAADQRNHKGDEIWIPKESSPYAIHKIKSATK